In one window of Deinococcus sp. HSC-46F16 DNA:
- a CDS encoding maltose ABC transporter substrate-binding protein translates to MKKALTVLSLALLGSASAANLTVWTHFGGPELTWLRGQADAFKKKTGHNIQIVSVPFDQIPDKLIQSAPKGQGPDLVLTLPQDRLGQLAAAGVIDSMDRYVTSRSDFDRTALSAMTYKGKLMGLPMSAESVALVYNKKLVPNAPTTWSQFLSVAQKNTGSGRFGFLTDIGEAYSNYGIISAYGGYVFRNTSGTLNTKDVGLANAGADKASAFLNDLRYKYNLVPEGVTGDAVKSAFLDGRAAMIVTGPWNMGDIKKAGINFGIAPFPTPPGASGKWSPFVGVQGVMLNAYSKNKAVAAQFAREIVKSDAQVSFNKAGGRIPVSLSARTKLKSDPVVVGFGKTISMGTPMPNVVEMGAVWGPWTNAIGQSVQKPNQNYSQILDRAVQEINKNIK, encoded by the coding sequence ATGAAGAAAGCTTTGACGGTTCTGTCCCTTGCCCTGTTGGGGAGCGCCAGCGCGGCCAACCTGACGGTCTGGACCCACTTTGGTGGCCCCGAGCTGACCTGGCTGCGCGGCCAGGCCGACGCCTTCAAGAAGAAGACCGGCCACAACATCCAGATCGTCAGCGTCCCCTTTGACCAGATTCCGGACAAGCTCATCCAGAGCGCTCCCAAGGGTCAGGGGCCGGACCTCGTGCTGACCCTGCCGCAAGACCGCCTCGGGCAGCTCGCGGCGGCGGGCGTGATCGACTCCATGGACCGCTACGTGACGAGCCGCAGCGACTTTGACCGGACCGCTCTCTCGGCCATGACCTACAAGGGCAAGCTGATGGGTCTGCCCATGTCCGCCGAGTCCGTGGCGCTCGTTTACAACAAGAAGCTGGTTCCCAACGCTCCCACGACCTGGTCGCAGTTCCTCAGCGTCGCCCAGAAGAACACCGGCAGCGGCCGTTTCGGCTTCCTGACGGACATCGGCGAGGCGTACAGCAACTACGGCATCATCAGCGCCTACGGCGGCTACGTGTTCAGAAACACGAGCGGCACGCTGAACACCAAGGACGTGGGTCTGGCCAACGCGGGTGCCGACAAGGCCAGCGCGTTCCTGAACGACCTGCGTTACAAGTACAACCTCGTTCCCGAGGGGGTGACGGGTGACGCCGTCAAGAGCGCCTTCTTGGACGGCCGGGCGGCCATGATCGTCACGGGTCCCTGGAACATGGGCGACATCAAGAAGGCAGGCATCAACTTCGGCATCGCCCCCTTCCCCACCCCTCCCGGCGCGAGCGGCAAGTGGAGCCCCTTCGTGGGCGTGCAGGGCGTGATGCTCAACGCCTACAGCAAGAACAAGGCGGTGGCGGCGCAGTTCGCCCGTGAGATCGTCAAGAGCGACGCGCAGGTGTCCTTCAACAAGGCGGGCGGCCGCATCCCGGTGAGTCTCTCGGCCCGCACCAAGCTCAAGAGCGACCCGGTGGTCGTCGGCTTCGGCAAGACCATCAGCATGGGCACCCCGATGCCGAACGTCGTGGAGATGGGTGCCGTCTGGGGTCCCTGGACCAACGCCATCGGCCAGAGCGTGCAGAAGCCCAACCAGAACTACAGCCAGATTCTTGACCGGGCCGTGCAGGAGATCAACAAGAACATCAAGTAA
- a CDS encoding M23 family metallopeptidase has protein sequence MTFVCNPVLETDTIRYSIQPGCAFLDPGYYPGTKQAHSGIDLNDVRGGDSDLGNRVRAVADGVVVAAGTFPKWGGIVLIHHPDLGVWTQYGHVYGITVQVGQTVRMGDIIGQIGKMEGNRGWAHLHFEVRRSLLPPDFWASNRYNTRRQATDYIREHYHDPEDWLAEHGALRTLAEVEVARGERRGGGVVVDQPSRAVPLNWYQLHDEAMQPLEGEWVSVVENTKTRERRVVKVGDKKLREAGLI, from the coding sequence ATGACCTTCGTCTGCAATCCCGTGCTGGAGACGGACACCATCCGCTACAGCATTCAGCCCGGCTGTGCCTTTCTCGACCCCGGCTACTACCCCGGCACCAAGCAGGCCCACAGCGGCATCGACCTCAACGACGTGCGCGGCGGGGACTCCGACCTCGGCAACCGGGTCCGGGCCGTCGCGGATGGTGTGGTCGTCGCGGCGGGGACGTTCCCGAAGTGGGGCGGCATCGTGCTGATCCATCACCCCGACCTCGGCGTGTGGACCCAGTACGGGCACGTCTACGGCATCACGGTCCAGGTCGGGCAGACCGTCCGCATGGGCGACATCATCGGTCAGATCGGAAAAATGGAGGGAAACCGGGGCTGGGCGCACCTGCATTTCGAGGTCAGGCGCTCGCTGCTGCCGCCGGACTTCTGGGCCTCGAATCGGTACAACACCCGCAGGCAGGCCACCGACTACATCCGCGAGCACTACCACGACCCCGAGGACTGGCTGGCCGAGCACGGGGCGCTGCGGACGCTGGCCGAGGTGGAGGTCGCGCGGGGGGAGCGGCGCGGCGGCGGGGTGGTCGTCGATCAACCCAGCCGGGCGGTGCCGCTGAACTGGTACCAGCTTCACGACGAGGCCATGCAGCCCCTGGAGGGCGAGTGGGTGTCGGTCGTCGAGAACACAAAGACGCGCGAGCGGCGCGTGGTGAAGGTCGGAGACAAGAAGCTCCGGGAAGCGGGGTTGATCTGA
- the deoD gene encoding purine-nucleoside phosphorylase, with amino-acid sequence MTVHLNAKEGQIAETVLLPGDPLRAQHIAETFFENPELHNTVRGMHGYTGTYKGQRVSVQGTGMGIASSMIYVSELITGYGCKNLIRVGTCGSYQADVHVRDLILAQAACTDSNINNIRFGAKTFAPIADFGLLLRAYQIAQERGFTTHVGNIMSSDTFYHDDFDQYKLWAEFGVLGVEMEAAGLYTLAAKHGVRALTILTVSDHLVTREETTAEERQTTFNGMIEVALDAALGL; translated from the coding sequence ATGACGGTTCACCTGAACGCCAAAGAAGGCCAGATCGCCGAGACCGTGCTGCTGCCCGGCGACCCCCTCCGCGCCCAGCACATCGCGGAGACGTTTTTCGAGAATCCCGAACTGCACAACACCGTGCGCGGCATGCACGGCTACACCGGCACCTACAAGGGCCAGCGCGTCAGCGTGCAGGGCACCGGCATGGGCATCGCCTCCTCGATGATCTATGTCAGCGAGCTGATCACCGGCTACGGCTGCAAGAACCTGATCCGGGTGGGCACCTGCGGGTCCTATCAGGCGGACGTGCATGTGCGCGACCTGATCCTCGCGCAGGCGGCCTGCACCGACTCGAACATCAACAACATCCGTTTCGGGGCCAAGACCTTCGCGCCCATCGCCGACTTCGGGCTGCTGCTGCGGGCCTACCAAATTGCGCAGGAGCGGGGCTTCACCACCCACGTCGGCAACATCATGTCCTCGGACACCTTCTACCACGACGATTTCGACCAGTACAAACTCTGGGCCGAGTTCGGGGTGCTGGGCGTCGAGATGGAGGCTGCCGGACTGTACACCCTCGCCGCCAAGCACGGGGTCCGGGCACTGACCATCCTGACCGTCTCCGACCACCTCGTCACGCGGGAGGAGACGACCGCCGAGGAGCGTCAGACCACCTTCAACGGAATGATCGAGGTCGCGCTGGACGCGGCGCTGGGGCTGTAA
- the miaB gene encoding tRNA (N6-isopentenyl adenosine(37)-C2)-methylthiotransferase MiaB, producing MKAHLITYGCQMNEYDTHLVESQLVSFGADMVQSVDEADFVLVNTCAVRGKPVDKVRSLLGDLRKQKAQRPLVVGMMGCLAQLEEGQQIARKFEVDVLLGPGSLLDIGKALESSERFWGLQFKDELHGHVPPPPTGKLQAHLTIMRGCDHHCTYCIVPTTRGPQVSRHPDDILRELDLQLAAGVQEVTLLGQNVNAYGVDQGAKLAGYPSFADLLRLVGRSGVRRVKFTTSHPMNFTEDVAAAMAETPAVCEFVHLPVQSGSNRVLRRMAREYTREKYLSHIAEIKKHLPNVVLATDIIVGFPGETEEDFQETLSLYDEVGYDSAYMFIYSPRPGTPSYKHFADLPRELKTERLQRLIVRQKEWSARKNAEKVGTVQELLLRGDAHDTGFLEGHTRGNHPTVVPKALGATGAGLYRARIEHATPHMLYGRLIGEDGQDLPELPRFNPEAAALSSPLQMV from the coding sequence GTGAAGGCACACCTGATCACCTACGGCTGCCAGATGAACGAGTACGACACCCATCTGGTCGAGTCGCAACTCGTCTCGTTCGGCGCGGACATGGTCCAGAGCGTGGACGAGGCCGATTTCGTCCTTGTGAACACCTGCGCGGTGCGCGGCAAGCCCGTGGACAAGGTCCGCTCGCTGCTGGGCGACCTGCGCAAGCAAAAGGCGCAGCGGCCCCTGGTGGTGGGCATGATGGGCTGCCTCGCGCAGCTCGAAGAAGGCCAGCAGATCGCCCGCAAGTTCGAGGTGGACGTGTTGCTGGGGCCGGGCAGCCTGCTCGACATCGGGAAGGCGCTGGAGAGTAGCGAACGTTTCTGGGGCCTGCAATTCAAGGACGAATTGCACGGGCACGTCCCCCCGCCCCCCACGGGCAAGCTGCAAGCGCACCTCACCATCATGCGCGGCTGCGACCACCACTGCACCTACTGCATCGTGCCCACCACACGCGGCCCGCAGGTCAGCCGTCACCCCGACGACATCCTGCGCGAACTCGACCTGCAACTCGCCGCCGGGGTGCAGGAGGTCACGCTGCTGGGCCAGAACGTGAACGCCTACGGGGTGGACCAGGGCGCAAAGCTCGCCGGATACCCCTCCTTTGCCGACCTGCTGCGGCTGGTGGGGCGCTCGGGCGTGCGCCGGGTCAAGTTCACCACCAGCCACCCCATGAACTTCACGGAAGACGTGGCCGCCGCGATGGCCGAGACGCCCGCCGTGTGCGAGTTCGTGCACTTGCCCGTGCAGAGCGGTTCCAACCGCGTGCTGCGCCGGATGGCCCGTGAATACACCCGCGAGAAGTACCTCTCGCACATCGCGGAAATCAAGAAGCATTTGCCAAACGTGGTGCTGGCGACCGACATCATCGTGGGCTTTCCCGGCGAGACAGAGGAGGACTTCCAGGAGACCCTCAGTCTCTACGACGAGGTGGGCTACGACTCCGCCTACATGTTCATCTACTCGCCCCGCCCCGGCACGCCGAGCTACAAGCACTTTGCCGACCTCCCGCGCGAACTGAAGACCGAGCGGCTCCAGCGCCTGATCGTGCGGCAGAAGGAATGGAGTGCCCGCAAGAACGCCGAGAAGGTGGGCACGGTTCAAGAACTGCTGCTGCGTGGCGACGCCCACGACACGGGCTTTCTGGAGGGCCACACGCGCGGCAACCACCCCACCGTGGTGCCCAAGGCGCTCGGGGCGACGGGAGCGGGCCTCTACCGCGCCCGCATCGAGCACGCCACCCCGCACATGCTGTATGGCCGCCTGATCGGGGAAGACGGCCAGGACCTCCCCGAGCTGCCCCGCTTCAACCCCGAAGCGGCGGCGCTGAGCAGCCCGTTGCAGATGGTGTGA
- a CDS encoding ABC transporter permease subunit, which yields MTLTASSARPRSAAPPDGVRGFLLAILILAVLLGGAVLVGWLLSGLTARFFPEAPPYLILVYTLGALLLGMPVVARLFPWMLSWYYLVPSLVFLSAFTVLPIVLTVNYAFTNYSGQNSGNPDTGVRTEAVLSPDRRTLTLAEIPEGDSLAEFLRCTTPNCVGDTAVLYDEDASTPVRAQIASVEGRSVTLAAPVPETFQPVSVTRLNRYEFVGLANFREIFARASSALWPVFVWTVVFAFSTVVINAIAGLILGILLYNKRLKGRNVYRTLLFLPWAIPAVISVQMWKALLNQQFGIVNKTLGLLGIAAIPWLGDPLWAKISVLLVNLWLGFPYMMTATISALATINDDLYEAASIDGASRWQQIQNITLPLLRNSFTPILLSGFAFNFNNFGIIYLLTQGGPTQEGRDATAQSTDILLSWGYNTAFAASGGQNYALASAIALIVFFLTLAISLVNFKAAGVFEEARR from the coding sequence ATGACCCTGACCGCTTCTTCTGCCCGCCCGCGCAGCGCCGCTCCCCCGGACGGCGTGCGCGGTTTTTTGTTGGCGATCCTGATTCTGGCCGTGCTGCTGGGCGGTGCCGTGCTGGTCGGCTGGCTGCTCTCGGGCCTGACCGCCCGCTTCTTCCCGGAAGCGCCCCCCTACCTGATTCTGGTCTATACCCTGGGGGCGCTGCTGCTGGGGATGCCGGTGGTCGCGCGGCTCTTTCCCTGGATGCTGAGCTGGTATTACCTCGTGCCGTCGCTGGTGTTCCTGTCGGCCTTCACGGTGCTGCCCATCGTGCTGACGGTGAACTACGCCTTTACCAACTACAGCGGGCAAAACAGCGGCAACCCCGACACGGGCGTGCGGACCGAAGCGGTGCTCTCGCCGGATCGCCGCACCCTGACGCTGGCCGAGATTCCCGAGGGGGACTCGTTGGCCGAGTTCCTGCGCTGCACCACCCCCAATTGCGTGGGCGACACGGCGGTGCTGTACGACGAGGACGCCTCCACACCCGTGCGGGCGCAGATCGCTTCCGTGGAGGGCCGCAGCGTCACCCTGGCCGCCCCCGTGCCCGAGACCTTCCAGCCCGTCAGTGTGACGCGCCTCAACCGCTACGAGTTTGTGGGGCTCGCCAACTTCCGCGAGATCTTCGCACGGGCGAGCAGTGCGCTGTGGCCGGTCTTCGTGTGGACGGTGGTGTTCGCCTTTTCCACAGTGGTGATCAATGCCATCGCCGGACTGATCCTGGGCATCCTGCTCTACAACAAGCGCCTCAAGGGCCGCAACGTCTACCGCACGCTGCTCTTTTTGCCGTGGGCGATTCCGGCGGTGATCAGCGTGCAAATGTGGAAGGCGCTGCTCAACCAGCAGTTCGGGATCGTGAACAAGACGCTGGGCTTGCTGGGCATCGCGGCGATTCCCTGGCTGGGTGACCCGCTGTGGGCCAAGATCAGCGTGCTGCTCGTGAACCTGTGGCTGGGCTTTCCCTACATGATGACGGCCACCATCAGTGCGCTGGCGACCATCAACGACGACCTCTACGAGGCGGCCAGCATCGACGGTGCGAGCCGCTGGCAGCAGATCCAGAACATTACGCTGCCGCTGCTGCGCAACTCGTTCACGCCGATTCTTCTGTCGGGATTCGCCTTCAACTTCAACAATTTCGGCATCATCTATCTGCTCACCCAGGGCGGGCCGACGCAAGAAGGCCGTGACGCCACCGCCCAAAGCACCGACATTCTGCTGTCGTGGGGCTATAACACGGCCTTCGCGGCCAGCGGGGGGCAAAACTACGCCCTGGCCAGCGCCATCGCGCTGATCGTCTTTTTCCTGACCCTCGCCATCAGTCTGGTGAACTTCAAGGCGGCTGGGGTCTTTGAGGAGGCCCGGCGATGA
- a CDS encoding MFS transporter, with the protein MTAAPTRPRGPLSPKLTLFLTIFVAMLGLSVLFPIIAPLGRELGLSVTQIGWFSTAYSLAQFVFSPIWGSRSERVGRKPVLILGLIGFSLSFGLFGVLAVLGAQGVLAGGLLFALLVASRVVGGVLSSATLPTAQAMMADLSSEKDRAAAMGLIGAAFGLGVVFGPALGAALSGFGLTAPIFFSAGLGLVTAFAAWRTLPETRRADAAPAPAGERRALLGRPGILLFLAVSALYTLASVGMEQTIAFYVQDTLRLTPEGTARTVGLMLAVFGLLAAAVQGGAMRPLSRKFAPGPLISLGLLVMGAGMFLLPLGQSFWPITAALAVIGVGSAVLGPSLSAALSLSAGAGQQGAVAGLNSSALALGRMTGPLIGTGMYQGVGHAAPYFLSGGILLALLLWTLIARPQVRPAQEAKV; encoded by the coding sequence ATGACCGCCGCTCCGACCCGCCCACGCGGCCCGCTCTCGCCCAAGCTGACCCTGTTTCTGACCATCTTCGTCGCCATGCTGGGCCTGAGCGTGCTGTTTCCCATCATCGCGCCGCTGGGGCGGGAACTCGGCCTTTCGGTGACGCAGATCGGCTGGTTCTCGACCGCCTACAGCCTCGCGCAGTTCGTCTTCTCGCCGATTTGGGGCAGCCGCAGCGAGCGGGTGGGACGCAAGCCGGTGCTGATCCTGGGCTTGATCGGGTTCTCGCTGAGCTTCGGGCTGTTCGGGGTGCTGGCGGTGCTGGGGGCGCAGGGAGTCCTCGCCGGGGGCCTCTTGTTCGCCCTGCTGGTCGCCTCCCGCGTGGTGGGCGGCGTGCTGTCGAGCGCGACCCTGCCCACCGCGCAGGCGATGATGGCCGACCTCAGCAGCGAGAAGGACCGCGCCGCCGCGATGGGCCTGATCGGCGCGGCCTTTGGGCTGGGGGTGGTGTTCGGGCCTGCGCTGGGAGCCGCCCTCTCGGGCTTCGGGCTGACTGCCCCCATCTTCTTCAGCGCGGGGCTGGGGCTGGTCACGGCATTCGCCGCGTGGCGCACCCTCCCCGAGACGCGCCGGGCGGATGCGGCGCCTGCCCCCGCCGGGGAACGCCGCGCCCTGCTGGGACGGCCGGGCATCCTCCTCTTTCTGGCCGTGAGTGCCCTGTACACCCTGGCGAGCGTGGGCATGGAGCAGACCATCGCCTTTTACGTGCAGGACACCCTGCGCCTGACCCCGGAAGGCACGGCGCGGACGGTGGGGCTGATGCTGGCGGTCTTCGGGTTGCTGGCGGCGGCGGTGCAGGGCGGGGCGATGCGGCCGCTCAGCCGCAAGTTCGCGCCGGGACCGCTGATCTCGCTGGGGCTGCTGGTGATGGGCGCGGGCATGTTCCTGCTGCCGCTGGGGCAGAGCTTCTGGCCCATCACGGCGGCGCTGGCGGTGATCGGGGTGGGCAGCGCGGTCCTCGGCCCCAGCCTCAGCGCGGCCCTCTCGCTGAGTGCGGGGGCGGGGCAGCAGGGCGCGGTGGCGGGCCTGAACAGCAGCGCCCTGGCCCTGGGCCGGATGACGGGACCCCTGATCGGCACCGGGATGTACCAGGGCGTCGGCCACGCGGCCCCCTATTTCCTGAGCGGCGGCATTCTCCTCGCCCTGCTCCTCTGGACCCTGATTGCCCGGCCCCAGGTCCGCCCGGCCCAGGAGGCCAAAGTCTGA
- a CDS encoding sugar ABC transporter permease yields MTTAPRDQNLPPGGYVHKEPGFLRRALPWLALAALLVGFGVLAYYLVQSMEGRQRSFSIYFVENGWVRFLLFLLAASGVLALTSLIGQRWGQARTGRRISYLAVLGDQLTHLFLILVVLVAIYPLFYVLLAAFDPRNSLFAFPDFENPNILYRSGLLPNLDVLSLENFARLFNGITIPGWQLLLAGMVGAALAAVLLLALAGRLGRDSEGLSRARSWALYLLVGALALLVVFMTPAQFTGPDNESRFVLSVRNTLLVSGLTGVLAILLSTTSGYAMARLRFPGRFQMLLFYIFIQMFPVFLALVAVYALMVTLGLTNTFTGLILAYSGGAIAFNTWIFKGYVESLPESLEEAAMVDGATRWQSFIRVVLPLSGGMLAFIFLNQFIGTYAEFILANVLLTGVEKWTVGVMLLSFTQGQFSTQWGVFAAAATLGALPIVGLFYGFQRYFVGGTVAGGVKE; encoded by the coding sequence ATGACCACGGCGCCCCGTGACCAGAATCTGCCGCCCGGCGGCTACGTCCATAAGGAGCCTGGCTTTCTGCGCCGCGCCCTGCCCTGGCTGGCGCTGGCCGCGCTGCTCGTCGGCTTCGGTGTGCTGGCCTATTACCTCGTGCAGAGCATGGAAGGACGCCAGCGCAGCTTTTCCATCTACTTCGTGGAAAACGGCTGGGTGCGCTTCCTGCTGTTCTTGCTGGCGGCGAGCGGCGTCCTGGCGCTCACCAGCCTGATCGGGCAGCGGTGGGGGCAGGCCCGCACCGGGCGCCGGATCAGTTACCTCGCAGTGCTGGGCGATCAGCTCACGCACCTGTTCCTGATTCTGGTCGTCCTCGTGGCGATCTATCCCCTGTTCTACGTGCTGCTGGCGGCCTTCGACCCGCGCAACAGCCTCTTCGCGTTCCCCGACTTCGAGAATCCCAATATCCTCTACCGCTCGGGCCTGCTGCCCAACCTGGACGTGCTGAGTCTGGAAAACTTCGCGCGGCTGTTCAACGGCATCACCATTCCGGGCTGGCAACTGCTGCTGGCGGGAATGGTCGGGGCGGCCCTGGCGGCGGTGTTGCTGTTGGCGCTCGCCGGGCGCCTGGGCCGCGACAGCGAGGGCCTGAGCCGTGCCCGGTCATGGGCGCTGTACCTGCTTGTCGGGGCGCTCGCGCTGCTGGTGGTCTTCATGACCCCGGCGCAGTTCACGGGGCCGGACAACGAGAGCCGCTTCGTGCTCTCGGTGCGCAACACGCTGCTGGTGTCTGGCCTGACCGGGGTGCTGGCGATTCTGCTCTCGACCACCTCCGGGTATGCGATGGCGCGGCTGCGCTTTCCGGGCCGCTTCCAGATGCTGCTCTTTTACATCTTCATCCAGATGTTCCCGGTCTTCTTGGCGCTCGTCGCCGTCTACGCGCTGATGGTGACGCTGGGCCTGACGAACACCTTCACCGGGCTGATCCTGGCCTATTCGGGCGGGGCGATCGCCTTCAACACCTGGATTTTCAAGGGGTATGTGGAGAGCCTGCCCGAGTCGCTGGAGGAAGCGGCGATGGTGGACGGCGCGACCCGCTGGCAGAGCTTTATTCGGGTGGTGCTGCCGCTCTCAGGCGGGATGCTGGCCTTCATCTTCCTGAACCAGTTCATCGGCACCTACGCCGAGTTCATCCTGGCGAACGTGCTGCTGACCGGCGTGGAGAAGTGGACCGTCGGCGTGATGCTGCTGAGCTTCACCCAGGGCCAGTTCTCGACCCAGTGGGGCGTGTTCGCCGCCGCCGCGACCCTGGGGGCGCTGCCCATCGTGGGCCTGTTCTACGGCTTCCAGCGCTACTTCGTGGGCGGAACGGTGGCCGGGGGCGTCAAGGAATAA
- a CDS encoding metallophosphoesterase produces the protein MRLAVFGDIHGNLPALHAALADMRAQGADAYLCLGDVALGGVWPRECLAEVAALGCPVVRGNADRLLLEPLQPFSPRGFPDEEKLHEIDAWGYAQLTPIDRSLVVSCLPLVELPGLLGFHGSPERDDETLGAQTPEARLEALRATSGQHPIWVGGHTHKPLLRTLDGWTLLNPGSVGLPYERRGDRYVNLAQASYLLLGSAGQVTFRTVPYDVRAVQEGILASGVPHAEWLAAEWVEG, from the coding sequence ATGCGCCTCGCCGTCTTCGGAGATATCCACGGCAACCTTCCGGCCCTCCACGCCGCTCTGGCCGACATGCGGGCGCAGGGGGCCGACGCTTACCTGTGCCTGGGAGACGTGGCCCTCGGCGGCGTCTGGCCGCGTGAATGTCTGGCCGAGGTCGCCGCGCTGGGCTGCCCCGTGGTGCGTGGCAACGCCGACCGTCTGCTGCTGGAGCCCCTCCAGCCCTTCTCCCCACGCGGCTTCCCGGACGAGGAGAAGCTGCACGAGATCGACGCCTGGGGATACGCGCAACTCACGCCAATCGACCGCAGCCTCGTGGTCTCCTGCCTTCCTTTGGTCGAACTGCCCGGCCTCCTGGGATTTCACGGCAGCCCCGAGCGCGACGACGAGACGCTGGGCGCACAGACCCCAGAGGCGCGGCTAGAAGCGTTGCGGGCCACCTCTGGACAGCACCCCATCTGGGTCGGGGGCCACACCCACAAACCCCTGCTGCGAACGCTGGACGGCTGGACGCTCCTCAATCCGGGAAGCGTCGGCCTGCCTTACGAGCGGAGGGGCGACCGCTACGTCAATCTTGCCCAAGCCAGTTACCTGCTGTTGGGTTCAGCCGGTCAGGTGACCTTCCGAACCGTGCCCTACGACGTGCGGGCGGTGCAGGAAGGCATCCTCGCCAGCGGCGTTCCCCATGCCGAGTGGCTGGCCGCCGAATGGGTGGAGGGCTAG
- a CDS encoding RsmB/NOP family class I SAM-dependent RNA methyltransferase, which produces MTAPRPTYNPARALAVRVLLRVLAGETFAAPALDSALAAARLPARDAGLATHIVYGTLRHAPTLGAALTPLLRGETHPKTRALLLAGAFEKLVLGTPPHAVVSEYVGLARGARLAPSGLVNAVLRRVELPPVTEETRFALPGWLTELLRSAYGERADAVMADLLTPQPLWLSLSEAGVQALEAEGSAVEPGPNGVDRVTLARPLRENAAYRRGQAQPINPASLAVVDALGEVAGARVLDLAGGAGIKAAMLAARGAQVTSVDVAERKHAAARQNLARLGLSADFVTHDLSEPLDLAPAPLVLLDAPCTGTGTLRAHPEIKLRLTPEAVGEMATLQRRMLPNAAALVEPGGLLVYSVCSVAPQEGAKVVADFLATHPEFSPEPLPGLDLPTVPAGDGVLTVMEDGIDGFFIARLRRKP; this is translated from the coding sequence ATGACGGCTCCGCGCCCCACCTACAATCCGGCCCGTGCGCTGGCCGTTCGCGTCCTGCTGCGCGTGCTGGCGGGCGAGACGTTCGCCGCGCCCGCGCTGGACAGTGCGCTGGCCGCTGCCCGGCTGCCCGCCCGCGACGCGGGCCTCGCCACCCACATCGTCTACGGCACCCTGCGCCACGCGCCCACCCTGGGGGCGGCCCTCACCCCCCTGCTGCGCGGCGAGACGCACCCCAAGACGCGGGCACTGCTGCTGGCGGGGGCCTTCGAGAAGCTCGTGCTGGGGACGCCTCCCCACGCGGTCGTCAGCGAGTACGTGGGACTGGCACGGGGGGCGCGGCTGGCCCCCTCCGGCCTGGTCAACGCGGTACTGCGGCGGGTGGAACTTCCACCCGTCACCGAGGAGACGCGTTTCGCCCTGCCCGGCTGGCTGACCGAACTCCTCCGGTCGGCCTACGGCGAGCGGGCCGACGCGGTGATGGCCGACCTGCTCACGCCGCAGCCGCTGTGGCTGAGTCTCTCGGAAGCCGGGGTGCAGGCGCTGGAAGCCGAGGGCAGCGCCGTGGAGCCGGGGCCGAATGGGGTGGACCGGGTGACGTTGGCGCGGCCCCTGCGCGAGAATGCCGCCTACCGCCGGGGGCAGGCGCAACCCATCAACCCGGCCAGCCTCGCGGTCGTGGACGCGCTGGGGGAGGTGGCGGGGGCACGGGTGCTGGACCTCGCCGGGGGAGCGGGGATCAAGGCGGCTATGCTTGCCGCGCGGGGGGCACAGGTCACCAGCGTGGACGTGGCGGAGCGCAAGCACGCCGCCGCCCGGCAGAATCTGGCGCGGCTGGGGCTGAGTGCCGACTTCGTGACGCATGACCTGAGCGAGCCGCTGGACCTGGCGCCCGCGCCCCTCGTGCTGCTGGACGCGCCCTGCACGGGGACGGGGACCCTCCGCGCCCACCCGGAGATCAAGCTGCGGCTGACCCCGGAGGCGGTGGGGGAGATGGCGACCCTCCAGCGCCGGATGCTGCCGAACGCCGCCGCGCTGGTCGAGCCGGGCGGGCTGTTGGTCTACAGCGTGTGCAGCGTGGCGCCGCAGGAGGGGGCGAAAGTCGTGGCTGACTTTCTTGCCACCCACCCGGAGTTCTCGCCGGAGCCGCTGCCCGGCCTGGACCTGCCCACCGTTCCGGCCGGAGACGGCGTGCTGACCGTCATGGAAGACGGCATAGACGGCTTTTTTATCGCCCGGCTGCGGCGGAAGCCCTAG